The Streptobacillus ratti genome includes the window TTATTTTGATTTACCAGTATTAACTAAATTAGAAAGAAAACAAGCTCAAGATTTTAGAAAAAATTTATTAAATGAAGGTTTCATTATGATGCAATTTTCTTGTTATTCAAGATTTTGCAGAAATGATGCTGAATGTTCAAAATATTTTAGTAGAATAAAGAAATTAAGTAATAAATTGAGTGGTGGAGAAATAAGGATTTTAAAAATTACTAATAAACAATATGAAAATATGTTAGTATTAGTAAAAGAACCTAAATTATCTGAAATAAAGATTTCAAAAAATCCGTTAGTTATTTTTTAATGTGAATTTTGTACTAATGGATTGATTATTTAAATTGTCAACTGTATCTTCTATTAATGGAAATGTATTAATTTCATTAATAGAGGATATAGATTCTTGATAAATTTGAATAATGTGAATGATGGAATGTATGCCGTAGATGAATTGTTAGGATATAGATTCTTGATAAATTTGAATAATGTGAATGTTAAATTAAATAATATAAATCGTGAAATTAGATATAGATTCTTGATAAATTTGAATAATGTGAATGCTTAATTTACTTTAAATTAATGAATAGCCTGATATAGATTCTTGATAAATTTGAATAATGTGAATGTCTTGATTGTATCGCCTTATCTTCTCTTAGATATAGATTCTTGATAAATTTGAATAATGTGAATGTTCTGTATTTTTATAATAATATATTAAATTGATATAGATTCTTGATAAATTTGAATAATGTGAATGCTAAAGTAAATAATAATATTGAGATTGATTGATATAGATTCTTGATAAATTTGAATAATGTGAATGAAAGTAAAAAGACAAGTTCAAGTAGTATCAGATATAGATTCTTGATAAATTTGAATAATGTGAATGATGATAATGATATTGAAGTTGAATATGTAGGATATAGATTCTTGATAAATTTGAATAATGTGAATGACATTAAAAGAAAGAACGATAAATATACCTGATATAGATTCTTGATAAATTTGAATAATGTGAATGAAACAAATGTGAACTACAAGCAAATTTATTGATATAGATTCTTGATAAATTTGAATAATGTGAATGATTTTCTTCTGTTTTTTCTAAATTCCATTTTATATAGATTCTTGATAAATTTGAATAATGTGAATGTTCTGCATTTTTATAATAGTATATTAAATTGATATAGATTCTTGATAAATTTGAATAATGTGAATGTATTCTTATGGGACAAAACGGAGATAATGCGATATAGATTCTTAATAAATTTGAATAATGTGAATGAAGTGAAGAACTTAACTATCTAGCTAGTTTGATATATATTCTTGATAAATTTGAATAATGTGANNAAATTTGAATAATGTGAATAAAGATGGTTTCACTCTATGTTGAATATAGAGATAAATCCTTTTGTGTAAATTTAAATAAGATATTACTAATATAGGAGATATTTATGAATGTTTTGATGTATTTTAGAGATGAATACTCTAATTTTTCTTTTGATAATCATATATTTATTGCTGGTGGTAATGGTACTGGTAAGACTTCTATGTATAATTACATATTATCTGGTTTTGACGGTAAAGAAAAAGATATGTTTTTAGTTGACGGTTTAAAAATTAAAAAAAATCAGTTTGTTGCATTGGGAATATCGAGAGATAATACATTAGATGAAGAAATAAAATTAAGCTCTAAAACATATATTATTTCAAGACTTGAAACCTTTAGAGAATATGTTAATGAAGAAAATGTTAGAAGTTCAATGATTGAATATTTTAATTCAATTAAAAAACTAATTGAAAAAGAAATTTTTTCTATACCTAATTTTAATCTTGAATTTGATTTTGATAAAATTAATTCAAGTATTTTTAAATCTATTGAGTATAAGATTGATAATATTAATTTTTCTGAATTATCTACTAGTGAAAAAGTAGATATACAACTTGAAATGTACTTAAATAGATTAATTAGTGTAAATGATAATACAATTTTATTAATAGATGATTTTGATAGTATTTATACTAAGAGTAAATTTTTTGAAAAAGTATCATATATATCATCTAAGATAAATGATTTTAATACAAAATGTATATTTTTTGTAAAAAATGAAGATATAGTATATAAGTTAGTTAGAGATGGACATAAAGTATTGTTTATTGACAATAATAAATTGGTAGAATTACCAAGATACATTAATTTTATTGATGGAGTTGACCTTTATTCAGAAAAAGAAATAAAAAGAAAAATCGAAGAAATAAGAGAAGAAAAGGAATTCGATATAATTAAAAATTATTTGAAATGAAAAAAGCTGCTTAAGGCAGCCAATCTTACGATTCTAAATCTTAATATAGAATCTTGCGTAAACTTGAATAATGTGAATTTTGTCCTTGTCTACAGAATTATTATACCACGATATTTTAAAAAGTCAATATATAAATATTAAATATAGCTAAATTGTAGTAATACTATAATAAATTAATCTCAAAATTAAAAGGATTAACTTTCATAAAACTTAAAGTTAATCCTTATTTATTTAATATTCTTTTATAATCAATACATATACTAGAATAATTCAGGTGCTGAAACTATTTCTAAGTTTTCATTTATTTCAAATACTAATGGTTTTCCAGTAGGTAAGTTTAAATCAAGTATTTTAACATCATCAATGTTTAATAAATATTTAATTAATGATCTTAAGCTATTTCCGTGTGCAACAACTATTACATCTTTACCTGCTTTAAGTTCTTTTGATATATTTGAATCCCAGTAAGGTAAAACTCTTGCTATAGTATCTTTTAAACTTTCTCCTCTTGGACATTCAGATTCTGGTATATCCTTATATCTAGCTTGGAATCTTGGATAATTTACTTCATCTGTTAATTCAACATGAGGAGGTGCTACATCAAAACTTCTTCTCCAAATATGTACTTGTTCTTCACCATATTGTTTAGCAGTTTCTGCTTTATTTAAACCTTGTAAAGCTCCATAGTGTCTTTCGTTTAATCTCCAAGATTTATATACTGGTAAATATAATTGGTCGATTTCTTCTAAAATATAGTTAAGAGTTTTATTAGCTCTTTTTTGAAAAGAAGTGAAAGCAACATCAAAAGTATAACCTAATTCTTTTAAAGCTTGTCCTCCATTTTTAGCTTCTTGAACCCCTTTTTCAGTTAAATCTACATCTATCCAACCTGTAAATCTGTTTTGTAAATTCCATTCACTTTCTCCATGACGTACTAATACTAATTTCATCAAATTTCCTCCTAAATTTCTAAATATAAGCTAATTATACAATATTGTTAAAAAAAAATCAATTTTTATTGTTTTCATTTTGTATTACCTAAATTTTAAAAGTAAATGTCCAAAAACAACTTAAACAAGATTTAAAAGACATTCATAAACTTACATAATAATACAATGAAATGAAAAAACATTAGAAAAGTATAAAAAATAAATGTATTACATCTAAAGATATTATGAATATGATTTTATTTTTAAAAAATAAGTTATTTTTTTTACTAATCTTTTTAAATCTATATCTTTTTCTTAGAATATTCATAACTATATTGTAATATCCTTTTATATTTAGTATAATTGTGTCATATATATAAGGTATGGAAAGGAATTATTATGAAAAAGATTATTTTAACAATATTATCAGCAATAACATTATTTGCTTGTACTAGTATTAAACCATTGGATGTTGAAAATAAGGAATTTGTCCTTGAAACTATAGAATATACAGAAAATAACATTTTAGATACTATAGGTAAAGGAATGACTCTGGAATTTAGAGCTAAAAAATTATCAGGTAAAAGTTCAGTAAATAATTTTTTTACTGGATATAAAATAGAAAATAATAAATTAATATTAGATGATATAAATCTAACTAGAATGGCTGGAAGTCAAGAGGATATGGATTTAGAAAGTGAATATTTAAATGCTTTATCAACTAATAAACATATTAGTAAAAAAGGAGAAAAATTAGTACTTGAATCTAAAAATGGAATTAAACTTGTATATATACAAGAATTAAATAATGAAAGTTTAGAAAATAAGAATTTTAAATTAATTAATGATGAATTTAAAGACAATGAATTTACTATAGGATTCAAAGAAAATAATATTTTTGGTAAAAGTGGAATAAATAGATACTTTAGTAGTTATGAAATTAAAGGTAATGTATTATTCTTACAAAATATAGGTACTACTTTAATGGCTGGAGAATCTAATCTTATGGCACTTGAATCTAAATATTTAGGAATGTTAAGTAATGTAAGTGGTATAAAATATGAAAATAAAATGTTGATACTTTATACTAAAGATAATCAAAAATTAATATTTGAAGAAATAAAATAATAAATGGTATCTTAAAAAAGTTAGATATATTTAATTTAACCTAAACAATATAAAGATTAATTTCTGTGAAAAACAGGGTTAATCTTTTTTATTTACCAATAAAGACTCATCATTGACAAATAATTGTAGTTAATTGTATAATATTTACATATTTACTATTAAGAGAGGATTTTATGAGTATTAAAATATTTCAGTTTTATTTTGTATTTTTATTTCTACTAACAAGTTGTTCATCATATGATTTTGATGAATATATAGTTAAAAATTTAAAAAACAAGCCAGTGGAATATGTTTCAACAAGTTATGCTTCAAAAAAGAATTTAGGTGAAAATGAAGATTTAGAAGAAGTAAAAAAAGCAGAAAAAGTATTAAAAGAAAATGAAAATCCAGTCATAATATATGAACTATTGTTAAGTAGGGAAACAGATGAAAAAACAAAAAATAAATATAATTTTTTAAGTAAAAATTTATATGATATAAATTATAATTCTCAAAGAGAAGCTGGTTTTTTTGATAACCATGCTTTTGATGTAACTGAGGCATTTATGGATACAGATGCTGACGGTGTTGTAAGTGATGCTGAAAAAATGTATTTCAAAGATAAGAATGTAAATATAAGATTAGCTAAACGTGATGAAGATGTTTTAAATGCTGTAGGAATAATAAAT containing:
- the cas2 gene encoding CRISPR-associated endonuclease Cas2; translation: MRLLVYFDLPVLTKLERKQAQDFRKNLLNEGFIMMQFSCYSRFCRNDAECSKYFSRIKKLSNKLSGGEIRILKITNKQYENMLVLVKEPKLSEIKISKNPLVIF
- a CDS encoding META domain-containing protein, whose protein sequence is MKKIILTILSAITLFACTSIKPLDVENKEFVLETIEYTENNILDTIGKGMTLEFRAKKLSGKSSVNNFFTGYKIENNKLILDDINLTRMAGSQEDMDLESEYLNALSTNKHISKKGEKLVLESKNGIKLVYIQELNNESLENKNFKLINDEFKDNEFTIGFKENNIFGKSGINRYFSSYEIKGNVLFLQNIGTTLMAGESNLMALESKYLGMLSNVSGIKYENKMLILYTKDNQKLIFEEIK
- the gpmA gene encoding 2,3-diphosphoglycerate-dependent phosphoglycerate mutase; the protein is MKLVLVRHGESEWNLQNRFTGWIDVDLTEKGVQEAKNGGQALKELGYTFDVAFTSFQKRANKTLNYILEEIDQLYLPVYKSWRLNERHYGALQGLNKAETAKQYGEEQVHIWRRSFDVAPPHVELTDEVNYPRFQARYKDIPESECPRGESLKDTIARVLPYWDSNISKELKAGKDVIVVAHGNSLRSLIKYLLNIDDVKILDLNLPTGKPLVFEINENLEIVSAPELF